A window of the Planococcus citri chromosome 4, ihPlaCitr1.1, whole genome shotgun sequence genome harbors these coding sequences:
- the LOC135845107 gene encoding T-complex protein 1 subunit epsilon-like, giving the protein MNRNMRPDRKEKYASHMTFDEYGRPFIILREQSEKEQISGVDVIKGHILAAKAVTSIMKSSLGPKSLDKAMLSPDGDLTVTNDGVTILQQMDVDHAIAKLLVELSECQDNGVGDGTTGVVVLAGALLEEVDKLIEKGIHPIRIADGFELAAQFCMKHLDSISEQISVENNNDFLKRIAMTSLRSKIVSKCTEKFAEMAVEAVLKVADIENNFVDLERIKMEGKTGGSLEDTILVNGVVLDQQFSHSHMEKELTKAAIAIVGCGLEMPKPNQVKAYLEMASIDTFKEVKEYEQEIYNLMVNKLVEVGANCVVCQAGIEDTANYLLLRTNTIGLRYVSEREIELMRSATGAKVVARFEDLTYEKLGFAGSVRELSIGTDNNRLVLFEDCLNSSVVTILIRGGNSLVSQAKRSFHDALCMIKNLILENKIVYGGGSCELSCAIAVSKEADKISTLEQYSFRAFADALESIPITLAENCGYSPIHLVTETKSRQILEENPFLGIDCMQEGTSDMKKQQVIETLRSKKQQILLAMQVVKQILKIDEVRATDKNYEIVVIKIRAQHSVILLELCNNILTL; this is encoded by the exons atacgccAGTCATATGACATTTGACGAATACGGTCGGCCATTCATCATTCTACGAGAACAATCCGAAAAAGAGCAAATCAGCGGCGTCGATGTAATCAAG GGTCATATATTAGCAGCCAAAGCTGTAACATCGATCATGAAGTCATCGCTGGGGCCTAAAAGTTTAGATAAAGCTATGCTATCCCCTGATGGAGATTTAACCGTTACTAACGACGGCGTCACAATTTTACAACAAATGGATGTAGATCACGCTATCGCCAAATTACTAGTCGAGTTATCAGAATGCCAAGATAACGGTGTAGGAGATGGTACCACCGGAGTTGTTG ttttaGCAGGTGCTTTATTAGAAGAAGTGgataaattgatcgaaaaaggAATCCATCCGATTAGAATCGCCGACGGGTTCGAATTAGCTGCACAGTTTTGTATGAAACATCTAGACTCGATTAGCGAACAGATTTCGGTGGAAAATaataacgattttttgaaacgaatcgCCATGACGTCTTTAAGATCGAAAAT AGTTAGCAAATGTACCGAGAAGTTCGCTGAAATGGCCGTCGAAGCTGTATTGAAAGTTGCTGATATTGAGAACAATTTTGTAGATTTGGAACGTATCAAAATGGAAGGTAAAACTGGCGGTTCGTTGGAAGATACGATTTTGGTGAATGGTGTTGTTCTAGATCAACAATTCTCTCACTCTCATATGGAGAAG GAATTAACGAAAGCTGCTATCGCTATCGTAGGTTGTGGATTAGAAATGCCGAAACCGAATCAAGTAAAAGCTTACTTAGAGATGGCATCTATCGATACGTTCAAAGAAGTTAAAGAATACGAACAAGAAATTTACAATCTAATGGTCAACAAA CTTGTCGAAGTTGGAGCAAATTGTGTAGTGTGTCAAGCTGGAATCGAAGATACCgcaaattatttattattacgtACGAACACGATAGGTTTGCGATATGTCTCCGAACGTGAAATCGAA CTCATGCGAAGTGCCACTGGTGCCAAAGTTGTAGCACGTTTTGAAGATCTAACGTACGAAAAACTAGGATTCGCTGGATCAGTTCGAGAACTATCGATAGGTACCGATAATAATCGATTGGTTCTTTTCGAAGATTGCCTCAACTCTTCTGTAGTAACGATATTGATTCGGGGAGGCAATAGCTTAGTAAGTC AAGCAAAAAGAAGTTTCCACGATGCTCTATGTATGATAAAGAACCTCATTCTCGAAAATAAAATCGTATACGGTGGTGGTTCTTGCGAATTGTCGTGTGCTATTGCGGTCTCTAAAGAAGCTGATAAA ATTTCAACTCTGGAGCAATATTCATTTCGAGCTTTCGCCGATGCCTTGGAAAGTATACCTATAACGTTAGCCGAAAATTGCGGTTATTCTCCTATTCATTTGGTTACAGAAACGAAATCCAGGcaaattttagaagaaaatccTTTCCTAGGAATAGATTGTATGCAAGAAGGAACCAGCG ATATGAAGAAGCAACAAGTAATCGAAACTCTGCGCAGTAAAAAACAGCAAATACTTTTGGCGATGCAAGTTGTcaagcaaattttaaaaattgacgaagTTAGAGCTACGGATAAAAATTACG AAATCGTCGTGATAAAAATTCGAGCTCAACACTCTGTAATATTGCTCGAATTGTGCAATAATATCCTCACTTTATAG